From the genome of Leptolyngbya sp. FACHB-261, one region includes:
- the mnmA gene encoding tRNA 2-thiouridine(34) synthase MnmA, with the protein MAQVVAALSGGVDSSTAAAVLCNQGYEVTGLTLWLMKGKGQCCSEGMVDAARICEQLGISHHVLDSRDVFQENIVDYLVAGYAVGSTPLPCSRCNKAVKFGPMQKYAREQWGISTVATGHYARLDQDPQSGRYRLRRALDLGKDQSYFLYELSQDLLAGSMFPLGNCTKAETRRAAAEYGLATADKPESMDLCLVESHGSMRQFLDQYISPSKGDIVDAQGKILGQHEGVHHYTIGQRKGLGIAAAEPLYVIGLDAGRNRVIVGGRDSAQGSECSVQLVNWVAMAEPSTPIQALVQVRYRSQPTEATIIPLPENRARIVFSEPQFGVTPGQAAVWYQPDPAGDLVLGGGLIEP; encoded by the coding sequence CAGCAGCAGTGCTGTGTAATCAGGGCTACGAAGTTACGGGGCTGACCCTTTGGTTAATGAAGGGCAAAGGTCAGTGCTGCTCTGAGGGCATGGTGGATGCGGCTCGTATCTGCGAACAACTAGGCATTTCCCATCACGTTCTCGATAGCCGCGATGTTTTTCAGGAAAACATTGTGGACTACTTGGTTGCTGGTTATGCAGTCGGTAGTACACCTTTGCCTTGCTCTCGCTGCAACAAGGCTGTGAAGTTTGGCCCCATGCAGAAATATGCTCGGGAGCAGTGGGGAATTTCTACTGTTGCCACAGGTCATTACGCACGGCTTGATCAGGACCCACAAAGCGGACGTTATCGCTTACGCCGAGCCTTAGATTTGGGCAAAGACCAGTCTTATTTCTTGTATGAGCTGTCCCAAGATCTGCTAGCCGGTTCAATGTTTCCCTTGGGCAATTGCACCAAAGCTGAAACTAGGCGGGCTGCGGCTGAATATGGTTTAGCCACAGCAGATAAGCCTGAGAGTATGGATCTGTGTCTAGTGGAGTCGCATGGCTCCATGCGGCAGTTTCTCGACCAATACATTAGCCCCAGCAAGGGAGACATCGTTGATGCTCAGGGCAAGATCCTGGGGCAACACGAGGGCGTTCACCATTACACGATCGGCCAGCGCAAAGGCTTAGGTATTGCTGCGGCTGAACCGCTTTATGTCATTGGTCTGGATGCTGGACGTAACCGAGTGATTGTCGGTGGGCGTGACAGTGCACAGGGTTCTGAATGCAGCGTGCAACTGGTGAACTGGGTTGCCATGGCTGAGCCCAGCACGCCGATTCAAGCGCTGGTGCAAGTGCGTTACCGCTCGCAACCAACTGAGGCGACCATTATTCCCTTGCCGGAGAATCGGGCTCGAATCGTGTTCTCGGAGCCGCAATTTGGCGTTACCCCAGGACAGGCTGCAGTTTGGTATCAACCCGACCCAGCCGGTGACCTGGTTCTGGGTGGTGGCCTAATTGAACCCTAG
- the argS gene encoding arginine--tRNA ligase — protein MKPLLQQLKARFSAALSAAFGPDATTDPLLAATSDPKFGDYQCNVALSLARPLAQKPRQIAEQIVAHLDVADLCEPPKIAGPGFINLTLSRSYLEAQLLQIQSDERLGISLVEKPQMVVVDFSSPNIAKEMHVGHLRSTIIGESLARILEFVGHQVLRLNHVGDWGTQFGMLIAHLQDVHPEALTTADTLDLGDLVSLYRAAKKRFDEDEAFKERAHQKVVALQSGDPAARQVWKLLCDQSRREFQVIYDLLDVHLQERGESFYEPFLPGIVQELDELGLLVENQGALCVFLEGFTNREGEPLPLIIQKADGGYNYATTDLASIRYRVREDQGDRLIYVVDAGQSLHFQQVFGVARKAGWLPESVEATHVPFGLVLGEDGKKLRTRSGETVRLQDLLDEAIVRARADLESRLQEREIDEPEDFKTQVAQRVGLSAVKYADLSQNRTSSYGFSFDKMLSLKGNTAPYMLYAYARVQSIGREGGIDFAGPDFAALRGKTPVSLDEPTELALAKHLLGFGDVLYQVADDLLPNRLCQHLFELSQKYNQFYENCPVLKAEEPIRSSRLMLCDTVARTLKLGLSLLSISVLERM, from the coding sequence ATGAAACCCCTGCTTCAGCAACTCAAGGCCCGCTTCAGCGCTGCTCTTAGTGCAGCGTTTGGGCCTGATGCCACCACTGATCCGCTTTTGGCAGCCACCAGCGATCCAAAGTTTGGTGACTATCAGTGCAACGTGGCCTTGAGTTTGGCGCGACCTCTGGCGCAGAAGCCACGGCAAATTGCTGAGCAAATTGTGGCTCATTTGGATGTGGCTGATCTGTGTGAGCCCCCCAAAATTGCAGGGCCTGGTTTTATCAACCTGACGCTCTCCCGGTCTTACCTTGAAGCTCAACTTCTGCAAATACAAAGCGATGAGCGGTTGGGGATCTCGCTGGTTGAGAAACCCCAAATGGTGGTCGTTGACTTCTCCAGCCCCAACATCGCTAAGGAGATGCATGTGGGGCACCTACGCTCCACGATCATTGGCGAATCCCTAGCGCGAATTCTAGAGTTCGTGGGACACCAAGTGCTCCGGCTCAACCATGTAGGCGACTGGGGCACCCAGTTTGGCATGCTGATTGCCCATTTGCAGGACGTGCATCCTGAAGCGTTAACGACTGCCGACACGCTGGATCTAGGTGATCTTGTCAGTTTGTATCGGGCTGCTAAGAAGCGCTTTGATGAAGATGAGGCCTTCAAAGAACGGGCTCATCAGAAGGTCGTTGCTCTGCAATCAGGCGATCCAGCGGCCCGTCAGGTGTGGAAACTGCTATGCGATCAGTCGCGGCGTGAGTTTCAGGTGATCTATGACCTGCTGGATGTGCATTTGCAGGAGCGGGGTGAGTCTTTTTATGAGCCTTTCCTCCCTGGCATTGTGCAAGAGCTGGATGAACTGGGCCTGCTGGTCGAAAATCAGGGAGCCCTCTGTGTCTTTCTCGAAGGCTTCACGAACCGAGAAGGCGAGCCTTTACCCCTGATTATTCAGAAGGCCGATGGTGGCTATAACTATGCCACGACCGACTTAGCCTCCATCCGCTATCGGGTGCGGGAAGACCAGGGGGACCGCCTAATCTATGTGGTGGATGCTGGTCAGTCACTGCACTTCCAACAAGTTTTTGGCGTTGCCCGCAAAGCTGGTTGGTTGCCGGAGTCGGTCGAGGCTACCCACGTGCCCTTTGGACTGGTTTTGGGTGAGGATGGCAAAAAGCTCAGAACCCGTTCTGGCGAGACAGTGCGCCTCCAAGATCTCCTGGATGAGGCGATTGTGCGCGCTCGGGCCGATCTCGAAAGCCGTCTGCAAGAACGCGAAATTGACGAACCGGAAGACTTCAAAACGCAGGTTGCCCAGCGAGTAGGTTTAAGCGCAGTTAAGTATGCCGACCTGTCGCAAAACCGCACAAGCAGTTATGGGTTTAGCTTCGATAAGATGCTTTCCCTCAAGGGCAACACCGCTCCATACATGCTCTATGCCTATGCTCGCGTTCAGAGCATAGGTCGCGAAGGCGGCATCGATTTTGCTGGGCCGGACTTTGCCGCGCTTCGAGGCAAAACGCCAGTCTCCTTGGATGAGCCCACGGAGTTAGCGCTAGCAAAACACTTGCTCGGCTTTGGCGATGTTCTTTATCAGGTTGCTGATGACCTGTTACCGAATCGCCTCTGCCAGCATTTGTTTGAACTCAGTCAGAAGTACAACCAGTTCTACGAGAACTGCCCAGTGCTTAAAGCTGAGGAACCCATCCGTAGCTCCCGGCTCATGCTCTGTGACACAGTCGCGCGCACCCTCAAGCTCGGCCTGTCGCTGCTAAGTATTTCCGTGCTGGAACGCATGTAA